Sequence from the Lasioglossum baleicum chromosome 9, iyLasBale1, whole genome shotgun sequence genome:
tgtcggtatctaatcaattactgaacattcaggtattgtatgaggtattacatcaatttcgtatgcgtaatatttgaaaaataattgggaatggaattattcttgatcggaagaaatgtttaattttttcgagTTAGAATGCAGTCAgggacaatattaagtggacactcttaaaaatcacATAACCTTTTCAatattggtccaaaggacttgattGTCCCGGactatagctccgagtgcaaagggttagaatCTGCAGAAGTCGCACAGTAATATCATGTTCAATATAAATACACAAGTTGCACAGAGTACAAGCATACGACAATTTCATGCATAGAGGATTCATAGCAATTGATTTCGAACTCACAGCCTCCAGTTCTAATACAACCATGGACCGAAGTGTTCGATGCAACAGAGGAAGGTCCAACCTGCCCACAATTTGACACACTCTTCGACAAAAACACGTACATGGGGGACGAAGATTGTTTGAATTTGAACGTGTACACTCCAATGGTAATGATTACTGATTAGAATTATCAGACTgtggatcttgatgcatttatggcatctggaaattttccaaaaatgctggaatgtgaaattctatagaatttgacatgatatttatttattttgaatctaCAAACGCTACTATCACTgacaataagattttatttaattccactcTCTTAAAacttgcctacaaaaattgaaaattgcataaacattcgcagtttaCTGATTACTTACATCGCCTGCAAACAATACAATTATTACCGATTTTTGGTAGTTGGACTTCAATTCCACGACCACGACTAAGAAGTATCCCGTGATTGTGTGGATTTATGGTGGCGGATTCAGTCAGGGATACAAAAATCAGTCTGTGTACGGGCCGGACTTCTTCATCGAAGAAGGCGCCATTGTGGTCTGTGCTAATTACCGTATCGGCTTTCTAGGTAGAGATGCTTTCCTTTTGATCGAAGCTTATCCTTAGAGGATTCTTTAGCTTGGATATTCTTGATTCCAGGTTTTCTGAACCTGGGGCTTCCCGAAGCGCATGGAAACGCTGGCATGATGGATCAAGTTCTGGCATTGAAGTGGGTGCAGAAGAATATTGCGAAATTCGGTGGCGATCCTAATAACGTGACGATAATGGGCGAGAGTGCTGGATCCTCGTCCGTTACACTACACGAGCTGTCACCTCAGTCTAAAGGTACCTACGTCACGAATACAGTAGCGTCTCGATATTGGTTTTGCActcgaaattcacccttttgtaaGTTGAATTCaatcttatgcaaatcaatttcacctttttgcaaatcaatttcacccattaagaatatttaaaattaattatttatgtatttagatcaaattatatatttatttaggcacacgtgaacggtgtcattgCTGTGCTTCTTGAAGGACTCGGAAGCTCGATCGTCGAGAAGTGTGTGGAGAATGACAAAAGCGGGACAGTTCTAATTCAGTCAAAAAACTCTTTTTACGTAATTTttgttaaatacatatattcggAACGCTTTTCTATTTAGAATAAGACGACGAGAATGTTGGTAGAAGTGAAATAAAATTGCACAGACTTGATCTATGAGGATCGATGTTTTTCTGCACCACTGTGCAAACATACTTTGTCTGTTGACAGGGCTGTTCCACAAAAGCATCGGTCAAAGTGGCGCACCACTGATTTTACTGTCGCAGTCACCATTCGCAGCCCTCGTGTCTGCTTTCAAGTTGGCAAGCTTGCTTGGTTTCTACACGTTGGACAGGAGACAACTTTTAGAGTTCTACCGCAAAGCCAACGTGCATGATCTTGTCATGAAGACGTCCAACATGTACATATTTTCAGACGTTGTGCGTATTCCATCATGATTAATGATGTTCAGTCGATGCAAAGAAGAGATTAGTCTTTAAAACAGTTTCAACGTTCAGACTTTAAACTATTTTTAATAACTCGGTCAGAACTGACCCGGGTGCCCGTCGAAGGGCAGTGATTTTAAAAATACACACGTAAATGAAAATTGGTATTTAAGAATTTGAATGCAATTTAGCTGTAGCTGCCACAAATGAACAGATACAAACATcgtacaattattatatatttttattcgatgTTGCAGATCACACGGCCGTTCCAACCCTCCATAGAAGATCCACGTGTCGCTAATGCGGACGAGATTTTCCTCAGCGAATGTCCGATTACATTGATGATGGAGGGACAGATACACAAGGGGCCGAAAATGTTAGGATTCAATACGAACGAACTTTACACATTCGCAGATAGTAAGCACTGATATTTTATAGACGGAACTTTTACAGTTGCTCCAGCAATCATCCCTAAATGATCTCTTAGCGATCTCTGAAATGATTTTAGCACTAAGTTTAGTATTAgtatttttagttttttaatttcttttgttACTTCCTCatagatttttatgaaattcagATATGTTATAAATATAGATATTTACAGAAAACTGTTGGTTCACTTATAGCGAATTCCGGCATTTTAACTTTAGCATCTGACGATGATTTTACATATCACTTTCAGGAACCGGCATTCCCCAACTTCTGGATCTATTTCTTCCTTACGATGTGATGGTTGTCATCGTTAGAGAACTTGCTCAGGTAATTACGTCTCAAATATCAGTATATCGTTGTGAATAGGCAAACAAATACTTTTTGTCTGAATAGCACCGAGTTTGTCAACTGCAGTGaagttcttctaatgtttttactgttttaaattacatctacttaTTTTTATCACGAACTCATAGAATCCGCGGTTTAGTCATCAAGTATAGCGTTCAGTGTACTCTGCACGTTGTGCATGATTTATATCGAACGTTTCACATTCTGTATGCAGATAATCACGAACATAACTATGACTGCTGAGACAGAGATGACCCAACGATTTTTTGCGGCGCACAACAATGATCAACCGGTTTACTATAACATACTGACGTACATAGGTTTTCCACATCATGAGCTTACTTTCTTACCTGTGCAGAGTAAGTCTAATCATTCCTATCGGTCTGCAAAGGTAATTTCTTCCTGTTTCGTTacactatacatatgtacagttagttaggagcataactgatcacacacacattaaatcagaataacagttctatgaatggatcaaaggacttgaatttctctgtaaggctagaagaattagttgagtaaatgacgtctaataaatattttaaaaaatgcattaggtcaaaattgtgaagaacaatagtaaaaatttattcttaacacttttttagctgggccaataacgaaaatatcaaagatgtgttttgtaaactcttataaattatatacgttctgaaaatttcattgatattggttaattggtttacgaattataaacgatgaaaaatggtaaaaattgcaatttttcacgattttcgccctacaactgccatttttaccacattTCATTGTTTATAAtgcgtaaaccaattaacctaTTTCTGAGAAATCTAAatgattagattgcggatctttatgcaaaataaaaaatgtttgcattgatttcaagacacaggagcgaaataaaaatttctttcttgttttaattatttgattaagcTGAACCCAGTACGGCATGTCTTTaagtctttttaatatgttcactgcatCCGCAGTTTCATGAtgagttatgctcctaactagAAACTAACGTTGACTTTTAGGAACCGCGCATGGCGACGATCTCGGACTTCTATTCAATAATCACCAATACGGTCTTACCAACTCTACTGATCCGAACGATCCTCTGAATGTTTTCCGACGGAAATACGCTAAGATGATCGTCAATTTCGCGACAGGCGGGTAAGTCGACAAACATTTTCCTTCTGTTCTTCATCGAGAACAAACTCTATCTATTCATTACGTTTGCAGCAATCCTACTCCCATATCCAACAATCCAGTCGAAGCAATTTGGGAACCATCTGGATCATCAGGACGACAATTCCAAATTGACAAAGAGTCTAAAATGATAAACCGTGCGTTAGGTGTTTTCGGTGCTATCGTACAATCCATTTATTACTTCATTCTACCACTGTGCAGCAGCTGCTACAagatttcatatgcaacacCGTATACCGACCTTTTTAGGCTGGACGAATTCATTAGTTTTCCGTAGATCGGTGAATTATTCCGTTCTCCGAACATCACTTCGTTACTGAACCCTGAGACTATTACTGCGCCCTTACGTGATCTTGATTTGAATTCTCTGATCTAACTTGTCGGCTCCAGTTCATGTTTCTCGGTTCCTCAAATATTAtttctagactgcgaatctttatgcattaaaaTGAAACaggacaaaatttaaaaaatcgaagattgTCAATACATTACTTCCAACCTGCTCAAATTATTGAAGGAAGCCATTCTCAGGTGGTTTCTGTATCTTGCAGtgagtgcagacaattttcactttgcataaagatcctcaatCTAATTATATTTAGCTCTCTCAGGAAACCTCTAATTAACGGATTAACTAAATGCGAGATTTGTAGGGTTTTGATGTAtcttaatgtacaatatatttgGTGCTGGATTACATACAGattactgtatacatatacatatactatttcaTAGAGAATAAAAACAGGTGTTCAAGAACATTGTAAACTTGATTTACGTTTTTTTATTGCGCGCAGACATTCCCCAAGTCGACACGATCGTACAAACAATTCCTTATACAGCCAGAGCAAGCCGCTTCCATTGTCTATTTGCCCGTATTGTTTGTAATCTAATTAGACGCGCCGCGCTTCCCTATTTTCACACCATATACATTTTGTCTACATCTACGGTGTACAATTTATGGTTGTTTTGCACAAGAACACTGTCGTTGCGCAGTCTGCAAGCTCTTGATAATTTTCTTCAAGTTTTCCACTCGTAATCATTTGCACCgattattagaaaaattgtcTAATTGATTTGTGGAGTTGTAAAACAGTAATTGGTCCTGTTTTTGAAATTCATATATTCTCGATTTATTGCCTCGGTTGTCAACAATACCGACGTTGAAATGCTCATTATTAATCCTGAATAAATCACTCGGATAATCATGCATGAAGCAGACGAGCAATAGCGTTTTTTGTACTTAGTATTCGTATGCATAAGGCGCTACCGAGAGTCGACTCAACAGAATCAGTTTGGAAGTGACTAGTATACTGTTAGGTAATGCACCGTAAACTCGTGTTCTTCTCTGTGTTATTATTGACGCGGGTTCGGTGTCAAGGGTTCCTCAGAACGGATATTATTCGGACAGCTTCGGGACCAGTGCGGGGATATGTTCAGCAAACAGTGTTAAAAAATATCAGCTATTCTACTTTTAAGGGAATCCCTTTTGCTGAACCGCCGATCGGAAACCTTCGATTCAAGGTGAGTGAGCAAATTCTTCAATAATTGAACAAAATTCATTCCGAACAATAACCCTAGTTAATCCAGAACGTGACTACACGTGCACGCAATTATGTATTGTGTCATCGGTGTAGTTACGAATTTTTCATTTGTGTAGAACGTGTAGAAAATTGTTGTAC
This genomic interval carries:
- the LOC143212044 gene encoding cholinesterase-like — its product is MERNSMREYILVILSILLTICIRCQALVNTPIVETESGPVQGCLQSTAYLNVNFSAFLGIPYAEPPVRELRFRPPVLIQPWTEVFDATEEGPTCPQFDTLFDKNTYMGDEDCLNLNVYTPMLDFNSTTTTKKYPVIVWIYGGGFSQGYKNQSVYGPDFFIEEGAIVVCANYRIGFLGFLNLGLPEAHGNAGMMDQVLALKWVQKNIAKFGGDPNNVTIMGESAGSSSVTLHELSPQSKGLFHKSIGQSGAPLILLSQSPFAALVSAFKLASLLGFYTLDRRQLLEFYRKANVHDLVMKTSNMYIFSDVITRPFQPSIEDPRVANADEIFLSECPITLMMEGQIHKGPKMLGFNTNELYTFADRTGIPQLLDLFLPYDVMVVIVRELAQIITNITMTAETEMTQRFFAAHNNDQPVYYNILTYIGFPHHELTFLPVQRTAHGDDLGLLFNNHQYGLTNSTDPNDPLNVFRRKYAKMIVNFATGGNPTPISNNPVEAIWEPSGSSGRQFQIDKESKMINRALGVFGAIVQSIYYFILPLCSSCYKISYATPYTDLFRLDEFISFP